A genome region from Deltaproteobacteria bacterium CG11_big_fil_rev_8_21_14_0_20_42_23 includes the following:
- a CDS encoding riboflavin synthase: MFTGIIEGVGSIKEIRAKGDGLQIHIETGFDLEQSNIGDSIAVNGCCLTITSRLGTSFWADVSSETLAKSTLSQFKAGDPVNLERALRVGDRFGGHIVQGHVDGVGKVLEIKHLKSGVEFIVEIPSNLLRYVVDKGSVAVDGVSLTVNHVAQDCFSLFVIPHTQLQTTFSKLSVGKQVNLEVDIIGKYVERLTHMRSDEYHEESPITREFLRKHGF; the protein is encoded by the coding sequence ATGTTTACCGGAATTATAGAAGGCGTTGGGAGTATTAAGGAAATCAGGGCCAAGGGCGATGGGCTGCAAATCCATATTGAGACTGGCTTTGATCTTGAGCAGTCCAATATTGGTGATTCCATTGCGGTGAATGGCTGCTGCCTTACTATCACCTCGCGCTTGGGAACAAGCTTCTGGGCCGATGTTTCCAGCGAAACGCTTGCTAAAAGTACCTTGTCTCAGTTTAAAGCCGGCGATCCGGTAAATTTGGAGCGAGCGCTTCGAGTTGGAGATAGATTTGGTGGGCATATCGTTCAGGGTCATGTGGATGGAGTTGGAAAAGTATTAGAAATCAAGCATTTAAAGAGCGGAGTTGAATTTATTGTTGAAATACCGAGCAACTTACTTCGCTATGTTGTCGATAAGGGTTCCGTTGCGGTGGACGGGGTGAGCCTCACCGTAAATCATGTGGCGCAAGATTGTTTTTCTCTTTTTGTGATTCCGCATACACAGTTGCAAACAACCTTCTCAAAGCTTTCTGTTGGAAAGCAGGTTAACTTAGAAGTAGATATTATTGGCAAGTATGTAGAACGTCTTACTCACATGAGAAGTGATGAATACCATGAGGAATCACCTATTACACGTGAGTTTCTGCGGAAGCATGGTTTTTAA
- the ribD gene encoding riboflavin biosynthesis protein RibD, with translation MPSENEIMKQAIALAKKASGNTAPNPLVGAAVVKQGKIIASAYHQKAGTPHAEIHALKKAKQKAKGATLFVTLEPCCHHGKTPPCVEAIIAAGIKNVVVGCKDPNPLVAGKGIRALRKAGITVKVGVLKKECEDLIKDFSHKIKTNLPYVIAKVAVSLDGKIATSTGESKWITNEQTRIFVHEERKKADAIVVGVGTVLADDPRLSIRLGKKEVFKPAVVFDAQLRMPLKSKLYTRKAGQLILCVSENVDLKKTEAARKKGHHLLKCKTLKGQIVVRDALHKLAQLGFQQLFLEGGGRLLSSFLNENCIQELLYCQAPIILGGSGRDVFPNFHPQKLSNALKLMPKWRKSFGDDLVTCYNF, from the coding sequence GTGCCAAGCGAAAATGAAATCATGAAACAGGCAATTGCCCTTGCAAAAAAAGCAAGTGGCAACACTGCGCCCAATCCACTTGTGGGTGCAGCGGTGGTGAAACAAGGAAAAATAATTGCAAGTGCTTATCACCAAAAAGCTGGAACACCACACGCTGAAATTCATGCCTTAAAAAAAGCAAAGCAAAAAGCGAAAGGCGCAACTCTTTTTGTAACCCTAGAGCCATGTTGCCATCACGGAAAAACACCACCGTGTGTTGAAGCCATCATTGCAGCGGGAATTAAAAATGTTGTTGTAGGCTGCAAAGATCCCAATCCGCTTGTAGCGGGAAAAGGAATACGGGCATTACGCAAAGCTGGTATCACGGTAAAAGTTGGCGTGCTGAAAAAAGAATGTGAAGATCTCATCAAAGATTTTTCACACAAAATAAAAACAAACTTGCCTTATGTAATTGCAAAAGTTGCGGTTTCACTGGATGGAAAAATAGCAACATCAACGGGTGAGTCAAAGTGGATTACCAATGAACAAACACGAATATTTGTTCATGAAGAACGAAAAAAAGCCGATGCCATTGTAGTTGGCGTTGGCACTGTGTTAGCGGACGATCCTCGTTTGAGCATTCGACTTGGAAAGAAAGAAGTCTTTAAGCCAGCAGTTGTTTTTGATGCTCAGTTACGCATGCCGCTTAAAAGCAAACTTTACACCCGAAAAGCAGGTCAGCTCATTTTGTGTGTGAGTGAAAATGTCGATTTAAAAAAAACTGAAGCGGCCAGAAAAAAAGGCCATCACCTTCTCAAATGCAAAACGCTTAAGGGGCAGATTGTCGTTCGTGATGCCTTGCACAAGTTAGCCCAGCTTGGTTTCCAGCAACTCTTCCTTGAAGGCGGTGGAAGACTCTTGAGTTCATTCTTAAACGAAAACTGCATTCAAGAATTGCTGTACTGCCAAGCACCCATCATTTTAGGAGGGAGTGGCCGCGATGTTTTCCCAAACTTCCACCCCCAAAAACTCTCAAATGCCCTCAAACTAATGCCAAAGTGGCGCAAAAGCTTCGGAGACGATCTCGTCACTTGTTATAATTTTTGA
- a CDS encoding transcriptional regulator NrdR has protein sequence MKCPACSYLESKVIDSRLGKDGQLIRRRRECEECGHRFTTYERLEEQFPVVVKKDGRRESFDRNKIFSGMRKSCEKRPVSTKTIEEAVSRVERAVLDIGEEEIQGAEIGKLVMLELRKIDEVAYVRFASVYRSFRDVSEFMNELQEMIDKTK, from the coding sequence ATGAAATGCCCAGCTTGTTCCTATTTAGAAAGTAAAGTGATCGATTCACGTCTTGGAAAAGACGGCCAGTTGATCAGGCGCAGAAGAGAATGCGAAGAATGTGGGCATCGTTTCACTACTTATGAGAGGCTTGAAGAACAGTTTCCAGTGGTAGTAAAAAAAGATGGACGTCGTGAAAGTTTTGATCGGAACAAAATTTTTTCAGGCATGAGAAAATCATGTGAGAAACGGCCAGTGAGTACAAAAACTATTGAAGAAGCAGTAAGTCGAGTTGAGCGAGCTGTTTTAGATATAGGTGAAGAAGAAATTCAAGGTGCAGAAATTGGAAAACTCGTTATGCTTGAACTTCGAAAAATTGATGAAGTTGCCTATGTCCGCTTTGCCTCTGTTTATCGCTCTTTCCGCGATGTGAGTGAATTTATGAATGAGCTTCAAGAAATGATTGATAAAACAAAATAG